The Bacteroides acidifaciens genome includes a region encoding these proteins:
- a CDS encoding phosphotransferase, producing the protein MKIEVKGHSGCQIDVVNEGNEIYVYKSTADPKYIKRLVLQAEKQRAAAEIEHQHIRVPKIYDIEKTDETVVVKMQYVYSKNFIEFFEQAGFEQVDYLIGALEYFVEHEISKSKLQTVSSKIFQDKFSEIKCKCEHNPLYQDDERIASILSRSEQVFTNLKDMLIPVGLCHGDLTFSNILFNGNNYYLIDFLDSFLETPLQDIVKLRQDTRYRWSQLMYTKRYDAVRLHIVLDKIDREIDSYFSNKYEWYRTNYPVMQLMNILRILPYAHEEKVLCFLKETLESLLDGLDGKRYVENVGDCGEGTPSQTFSNPLNTRKSLLVPVAADKPEYENGLPYVFGLDKDGVIICIKSIMGLELEKFDNIYFTVLRKHNERFFVADSLKLQFKRLGIKNAKVVVLDEPTQDQAETIYRTIMLERIEDSIFIKDADCFFHTDLTDGNAVAIFPIEQLEVLSPKDKSYAAVDDMYYLTNIIEKTVVGRYISAGGYAIKRVETFLYYYNCLRQYGRLYLSHIIYAMLLDKKPFRPMMVEEYKDWGTQRDLMRYE; encoded by the coding sequence ATGAAGATAGAAGTTAAAGGACATAGTGGATGCCAGATTGATGTGGTCAATGAGGGCAATGAGATTTATGTGTATAAATCCACGGCAGATCCAAAGTACATTAAGCGCCTTGTTTTGCAGGCAGAGAAACAACGTGCAGCAGCAGAGATAGAACATCAGCATATCCGTGTGCCTAAAATTTACGATATTGAGAAAACTGATGAGACCGTTGTGGTCAAGATGCAATATGTGTACTCTAAAAACTTCATCGAGTTCTTCGAGCAGGCAGGCTTTGAGCAAGTGGATTACCTGATTGGTGCATTGGAGTACTTTGTGGAACATGAGATCAGCAAAAGCAAGCTGCAGACTGTATCTTCTAAGATATTTCAAGATAAGTTTTCCGAAATCAAATGCAAGTGCGAGCACAATCCACTCTATCAGGATGACGAGCGTATTGCTTCCATTCTTAGCCGCTCTGAACAGGTCTTTACTAATCTCAAGGACATGCTTATTCCCGTAGGACTTTGCCATGGTGACCTCACCTTTAGCAACATCCTGTTCAATGGTAACAACTACTATCTCATAGACTTCCTCGATAGCTTTCTCGAGACCCCCTTGCAGGACATTGTCAAGCTTCGTCAGGATACCCGCTATCGTTGGTCACAACTGATGTACACCAAGCGATATGATGCTGTCCGTCTGCATATTGTGCTCGATAAGATAGACCGCGAGATTGATTCCTACTTCAGCAATAAGTATGAGTGGTATCGTACTAACTATCCTGTTATGCAGCTCATGAACATCCTCCGCATTCTGCCGTATGCGCATGAGGAGAAGGTCCTCTGTTTTCTCAAGGAGACTCTTGAGTCGCTACTTGATGGTTTAGATGGTAAGAGATATGTGGAGAATGTAGGAGACTGTGGAGAAGGTACTCCTTCTCAAACTTTCTCAAATCCTCTCAATACTCGCAAGAGCTTGCTTGTTCCCGTAGCCGCCGACAAACCAGAGTATGAAAATGGGCTTCCATATGTCTTTGGTTTGGACAAGGATGGCGTGATCATTTGTATAAAGAGCATCATGGGGTTGGAGCTCGAGAAGTTCGATAATATCTATTTTACTGTCCTTCGCAAGCATAATGAGCGCTTCTTTGTGGCTGACTCACTGAAACTTCAGTTCAAACGTCTCGGCATCAAGAACGCTAAGGTAGTGGTGCTCGATGAACCCACGCAGGATCAAGCTGAGACTATTTATCGCACCATCATGCTGGAACGGATAGAGGATAGTATCTTCATCAAGGATGCCGACTGTTTCTTTCACACCGACCTTACCGATGGGAATGCTGTAGCCATCTTCCCTATTGAGCAGTTGGAGGTTTTGTCACCTAAAGACAAGAGTTATGCAGCTGTTGATGATATGTACTATCTTACCAACATCATCGAGAAGACTGTGGTGGGTCGCTACATCAGTGCTGGCGGTTACGCTATCAAGCGAGTGGAGACCTTCCTATACTACTATAACTGTCTTCGTCAGTATGGTCGTCTCTACCTCTCCCACATAATCTATGCTATGCTTCTCGACAAGAAGCCTTTCCGCCCGATGATGGTGGAAGAGTATAAGGACTGGGGAACACAACGTGATTTGATGAGATACGAGTAA
- a CDS encoding acyltransferase family protein — protein MINVQRNHTIDSLKLLCATLVVFIHCEYPYKVNVLPVTEVAVPLFFALSGYFIFGAKRKWERIGRIAKIFAWSAALYLLKTEMVQLLTIHRPWMPTWKNITDLILFNDVTFSIHLWYLPAYIYVLVIVFLIDMYNVWRWAFWSILPLLLTGVFVKYNIADVCPEDIQYFRNAYFNGLPYFLLGACVKITLPHFGGKCLKKSGLQLLLALVIAGLFLARYYLTGKDLGMLALKEINLMLLTYGIALLAMLTIQTKDNIISTLGRNYSLYIYIFHILIMQVCEVVAMRLPESIENIYMYFNPLVVVLLSIEFTYLLGKLRIIKV, from the coding sequence ATGATTAATGTACAACGGAATCATACAATAGACTCACTGAAGCTGCTGTGCGCGACACTCGTAGTGTTCATACATTGCGAGTATCCATATAAAGTTAATGTGTTGCCTGTCACCGAGGTGGCTGTACCTCTGTTCTTTGCCCTCTCTGGCTACTTCATCTTTGGTGCAAAGCGTAAGTGGGAACGCATAGGTCGTATAGCCAAGATCTTTGCTTGGAGTGCAGCACTCTATCTACTCAAGACCGAAATGGTTCAGCTGCTGACTATTCATCGGCCTTGGATGCCTACATGGAAGAATATCACCGATCTGATCCTTTTCAACGATGTGACATTCAGCATACACCTTTGGTATCTGCCTGCCTACATCTACGTGTTGGTTATAGTCTTCCTTATAGATATGTACAATGTGTGGCGATGGGCGTTCTGGTCGATACTGCCTCTGCTGCTGACAGGCGTATTCGTCAAGTATAATATAGCTGATGTATGCCCTGAGGATATTCAGTATTTTCGCAATGCCTATTTCAATGGTCTACCGTACTTCCTTTTGGGAGCTTGTGTTAAAATTACCCTCCCCCATTTTGGAGGTAAGTGCTTGAAAAAAAGTGGATTGCAACTATTGCTTGCGTTAGTAATAGCCGGATTGTTTTTAGCCCGTTACTATTTAACAGGAAAGGATTTAGGTATGCTTGCGCTTAAGGAGATAAATCTGATGCTACTCACATACGGCATTGCTCTCCTTGCAATGCTAACCATACAAACAAAGGATAATATCATATCGACCTTGGGGCGCAACTATTCGCTCTACATCTACATCTTCCATATACTCATTATGCAAGTGTGCGAAGTCGTAGCGATGCGACTTCCCGAGTCGATAGAAAATATATATATGTATTTCAACCCGCTGGTGGTGGTTCTGCTCAGTATAGAATTTACCTACCTGCTGGGGAAACTTAGAATAATAAAAGTATGA
- a CDS encoding glycosyltransferase family 2 protein, with protein sequence MNNTPLVSILLPSYNVEKFLPKCLDSIIHQTYSNLQIVLIDDGSEDNTWSVMQEFAAKDKRIEIYHQNNCGVAITRNHLLDKVRGDYVLFVDSDDWIELDMVELLIQKALTTNSSIVTCGMVKNDNSFDKNTQNEVGWEQSEVVFEFLRHVRFNGSLWNKLVATSLFHNVRFHCGISYGEDALFVWGLLQNADKVVLIDKILYHYRMNDSSISHASWTPEKKGSNHQVWKLITEDVAKLWPQYLDVVKVRAALEDMWALYYASTTSYGYDEHIYMRQQNVRCNLMLILKSDIPTAKMKLYAIAASISFSLLKYIHK encoded by the coding sequence ATGAATAATACTCCTTTGGTGTCTATCCTCTTACCAAGTTACAATGTAGAGAAGTTTCTACCTAAATGTCTTGATTCCATTATCCATCAGACCTACAGCAATTTGCAGATCGTGCTGATAGACGATGGTAGTGAAGATAATACTTGGAGCGTGATGCAAGAATTTGCAGCCAAGGACAAACGTATTGAGATATACCACCAGAACAACTGTGGTGTGGCCATCACACGCAACCATCTGTTGGACAAGGTGAGGGGTGACTATGTGCTTTTTGTGGATTCCGATGACTGGATTGAGCTGGACATGGTGGAGCTCTTAATACAAAAAGCACTTACTACAAACTCGTCCATCGTGACATGTGGTATGGTCAAAAATGATAATTCGTTCGACAAAAACACCCAAAACGAGGTAGGTTGGGAACAATCTGAAGTAGTTTTCGAATTTCTTCGTCATGTGCGTTTTAACGGTTCATTGTGGAATAAACTTGTTGCGACGAGTTTATTCCACAATGTGCGATTCCATTGTGGAATCTCCTACGGAGAGGATGCGCTATTTGTATGGGGATTATTACAGAATGCGGATAAGGTAGTACTGATTGACAAGATACTGTATCATTACAGAATGAATGATAGCAGTATCTCTCATGCATCTTGGACACCAGAGAAGAAGGGATCGAATCATCAGGTCTGGAAACTGATAACTGAAGATGTAGCCAAACTATGGCCGCAATATCTTGATGTAGTCAAAGTGAGAGCAGCCCTCGAAGACATGTGGGCTTTGTATTATGCATCGACTACATCATATGGATATGATGAGCATATCTATATGCGTCAGCAAAATGTGAGATGCAACTTGATGTTGATACTCAAGTCAGATATCCCAACAGCCAAAATGAAGTTGTATGCTATTGCGGCATCCATATCGTTTAGTTTATTAAAATATATACACAAATGA